From Methanobacterium congolense, one genomic window encodes:
- a CDS encoding MFS transporter, translated as MEGPGTTDEYSKKWRILLAVSIGALMVPINASITNVSLPTIAGFFSVNVATAEWVLTSYLIMFIGLVLFFARFGDFYGHERLFLGGLVGFIVASILCSLSPCVTALIIFRGVQGVTAAMVMSVSMVIIEKSFPIRYLGKALGIYSVAIAAGLALGPAIGGVMTSLFGWRSIFLVNIPIGVVAFGICYFTLKRGEPQEVKWDLPGTLLQFTYLFLIIYSLNLVERSEYITAVITGVLAVLAFAIFVYMELHTESPMIELKLLKNKVFSAFNMSLHLNYICMYMMLFAMPFYLQKVLHLGSSTAGMVLTASPIVMMLMAPVSGAMSDRFGSRRPVFIGSIICMLALLSLTQITTTSTIFDVFWRLALLGLGTALFQSPANKTLMSSLPHENVGMASGIIATVRDMGMVFAVCYAGLLIHSAISPQLMLQNQLFAGAALDLTTGVHRVFLFGAILSGLMALLSFAGIKNKKKLIKKYEYAVKHNKRLFEEKTKHQIHNVQVILQNMGI; from the coding sequence CTGGAAGGTCCTGGTACCACGGATGAGTACAGCAAAAAATGGAGGATCCTTCTGGCAGTTTCAATAGGAGCTTTGATGGTCCCAATAAATGCCAGTATAACCAATGTTTCACTTCCAACCATAGCAGGATTCTTCTCTGTTAACGTGGCCACAGCGGAGTGGGTTTTAACTTCATACCTCATCATGTTTATAGGTCTGGTGCTGTTCTTTGCTAGATTTGGTGATTTCTACGGTCATGAACGTCTCTTCCTGGGAGGACTCGTTGGTTTCATAGTAGCATCGATTCTTTGCAGTTTATCCCCTTGTGTTACAGCTTTGATCATATTCAGGGGAGTACAGGGGGTTACGGCAGCTATGGTCATGTCTGTTTCAATGGTCATAATAGAAAAATCATTCCCAATACGTTACCTTGGGAAAGCCCTTGGAATATACTCCGTGGCTATTGCAGCAGGATTGGCACTGGGCCCTGCAATAGGTGGAGTTATGACCAGCTTATTTGGATGGAGATCCATATTCCTGGTGAACATTCCCATTGGAGTCGTTGCATTCGGAATCTGCTACTTCACACTCAAACGTGGAGAACCTCAAGAAGTTAAATGGGACTTACCTGGAACCCTACTCCAGTTCACATACCTTTTCCTGATCATATACTCCCTCAACCTTGTTGAAAGGTCTGAGTACATAACTGCAGTTATCACAGGAGTTCTTGCAGTTTTAGCCTTTGCCATATTCGTTTACATGGAACTTCACACTGAAAGTCCTATGATAGAACTCAAATTACTCAAAAACAAGGTTTTTTCAGCCTTCAACATGAGTTTACACTTGAACTACATCTGTATGTACATGATGCTGTTTGCAATGCCCTTTTACCTGCAGAAAGTTCTTCATCTTGGTTCAAGCACGGCAGGTATGGTTTTAACAGCATCTCCCATAGTTATGATGCTCATGGCCCCTGTAAGTGGTGCCATGTCAGATAGGTTTGGTTCAAGACGTCCTGTTTTCATTGGATCCATCATATGCATGCTTGCACTCCTTTCACTGACCCAGATCACAACTACTTCAACCATATTCGATGTTTTCTGGCGCCTTGCACTTCTGGGCCTTGGAACAGCCCTTTTCCAGTCCCCAGCAAATAAAACCCTCATGTCGTCTTTACCCCATGAAAACGTGGGAATGGCCTCTGGAATTATTGCAACGGTAAGGGATATGGGAATGGTCTTTGCAGTATGTTACGCAGGGCTTCTGATACATTCGGCCATATCACCACAGCTTATGCTGCAAAACCAGTTATTTGCAGGCGCAGCACTTGATCTGACAACGGGTGTTCACAGGGTGTTCCTCTTTGGTGCAATTTTAAGTGGTTTGATGGCCCTCCTGTCCTTTGCAGGTATTAAAAACAAGAAAAAACTCATAAAAAAATATGAATACGCTGTTAAACATAACAAAAGACTTTTTGAAGAGAAAACAAAACATCAAATCCACAACGTACAGGTTATACTGCAGAATATGGGGATTTGA
- a CDS encoding sensor histidine kinase, translating into MYPNILSLISFLVFAIYLFIGVYILKLSPKSKLNISVMILSVMFAIWSFACTFYYSAPDQASAWFWYKVSAFGRCAYPVGLLQIALILTRNDKVFKKWYHYLILYVPALFFIYETVSGSFTGPGLVWINSMWIDIATSWWYSSYTVYFTALPVLSYLLILRWGRRSESPREKKQANIIVLTAIVAFVPGYIVNAVLPFINIFILPSIGQILALIAFLGIGYAISRYKFLRMTPDVAVDEIISRTTDMIIFLNKRGEIVNINEPAERILEYDKKEIIGTKWTILLPKECIKPVERKIVDMINENAPEKQYIEMDLNYLTQQKDQVPVKMYFSVIRDEYEIRGRLIVAQDMRQTEKLEREINAKEKALKEKEMLMKEIHHRVKNNLTVISSLLSLQSRYIQDDKTRSMFQESQSRARSMAMIHERLYKSDNLKSIDFGDYIGNLAEELLETYSLNNEAVKLNVDVDNEFLDVDVAVPLGIIVNEIISNSLKYAFNEDKKGYITIQFHRKDDEFVLVVEDNGSGMPENFNYEDSDSLGMRLINSLVEQIEGEMEVRSDANGTCFKIIFKETIY; encoded by the coding sequence ATGTATCCCAACATTTTATCCCTGATTTCTTTCCTTGTATTTGCTATTTATCTTTTTATAGGAGTTTACATACTAAAACTCAGTCCTAAATCCAAATTAAACATCTCAGTCATGATTCTATCAGTTATGTTCGCTATCTGGTCATTCGCGTGCACTTTTTACTATTCTGCACCGGACCAAGCATCTGCATGGTTCTGGTACAAGGTTTCGGCATTTGGAAGGTGCGCATACCCTGTAGGATTACTCCAAATAGCATTGATACTCACCAGAAATGACAAAGTATTCAAAAAATGGTACCACTACCTCATTCTTTACGTACCAGCACTATTCTTCATCTACGAGACAGTTTCAGGTTCATTCACAGGCCCTGGACTTGTATGGATAAATTCCATGTGGATAGACATTGCAACAAGCTGGTGGTACAGTTCATACACTGTTTACTTCACCGCCCTGCCTGTGTTATCTTACCTGCTCATATTAAGATGGGGGAGAAGATCTGAAAGTCCCAGAGAAAAAAAACAGGCGAATATAATTGTTTTAACTGCAATAGTAGCATTCGTTCCAGGCTACATCGTGAACGCTGTTCTACCCTTCATAAATATTTTTATCCTTCCTTCAATTGGTCAGATTCTTGCTTTAATAGCATTTTTAGGAATCGGATACGCTATCTCCAGGTACAAATTCCTGAGAATGACCCCCGATGTGGCTGTGGATGAAATAATTTCCAGAACAACTGATATGATCATCTTCCTCAACAAGAGGGGAGAGATAGTGAATATAAATGAACCGGCTGAAAGGATTCTTGAATATGATAAAAAAGAGATTATAGGAACGAAATGGACCATTTTACTTCCAAAGGAATGCATAAAACCTGTTGAAAGGAAGATAGTTGATATGATAAATGAAAATGCTCCAGAAAAACAGTACATTGAGATGGATTTAAATTATTTAACCCAACAGAAGGATCAGGTTCCAGTTAAAATGTATTTTTCAGTTATAAGGGATGAATATGAAATTAGAGGCAGGTTGATCGTGGCCCAAGATATGAGGCAGACAGAAAAACTTGAAAGGGAAATAAATGCCAAGGAAAAAGCCCTGAAAGAGAAGGAAATGCTCATGAAAGAGATACATCACCGAGTCAAAAATAATTTAACGGTTATATCCAGCCTCCTCAGCCTGCAGTCCCGTTACATCCAGGATGACAAGACAAGGAGCATGTTCCAGGAAAGTCAGAGTAGAGCCCGGTCCATGGCCATGATACATGAAAGGCTTTACAAATCAGATAACCTGAAAAGTATCGACTTTGGGGATTACATAGGGAATCTTGCAGAGGAACTACTGGAAACATACTCGTTGAACAATGAAGCTGTGAAATTAAATGTGGATGTGGACAATGAATTCCTGGACGTGGATGTGGCAGTTCCTTTGGGGATCATAGTCAACGAAATAATATCAAACTCACTTAAATATGCTTTTAACGAGGATAAAAAGGGATACATAACTATCCAATTCCATAGGAAAGATGATGAATTCGTTCTGGTTGTTGAAGACAATGGTAGTGGGATGCCAGAGAATTTCAACTATGAAGATTCGGATAGCCTTGGAATGAGACTTATAAACAGCCTCGTAGAACAGATCGAAGGGGAAATGGAAGTCAGGAGTGATGCCAATGGAACATGCTTCAAAATCATTTTTAAAGAGACAATTTACTGA